In Holophagales bacterium, one DNA window encodes the following:
- a CDS encoding ComF family protein, whose product MLSHPWIAFGLELLAPDRCIGCARSRRSRRAPCGLCLPCFSRLRRPPQPACRHCARPIAGLAGLAAPQCGRCRLDPPPFDRLVALWEYRPPLDRVMHGLKFHQLDYLGPELAAVAVDRLAADFADVDLVVPVPLHWRRRWWRGFNQAERIAAPLARQLAIPLAQPLVRRVATQAQARLPRSARLRGPRRAFHLADPGPVAGRRILLVDDVTTTGATLRAAATALQAGGATSVSVFAIGLTPPPGSRSACPRER is encoded by the coding sequence ATGCTCAGCCACCCCTGGATCGCCTTCGGCCTCGAGTTGCTCGCTCCCGACCGCTGCATCGGCTGCGCCCGTTCTCGGCGCAGCCGGCGGGCTCCCTGCGGCCTCTGCCTGCCTTGCTTCTCCCGGCTCCGGCGTCCGCCCCAGCCGGCCTGCCGACACTGCGCTCGCCCAATCGCCGGTCTCGCCGGCCTCGCTGCGCCGCAGTGCGGCCGCTGCCGGCTCGATCCGCCCCCGTTCGACCGCCTCGTCGCCCTCTGGGAGTACCGTCCGCCGCTCGATCGGGTGATGCACGGCCTGAAGTTTCATCAGCTCGACTACCTCGGCCCGGAGCTCGCCGCGGTGGCTGTCGACCGGCTCGCGGCCGATTTCGCCGACGTCGACCTCGTCGTCCCGGTGCCGCTCCACTGGCGCCGTCGCTGGTGGCGCGGCTTCAACCAGGCCGAGCGGATCGCCGCGCCGCTCGCCCGGCAGCTGGCCATCCCGCTGGCACAGCCGCTCGTCCGCCGGGTGGCGACCCAAGCCCAGGCTCGCCTGCCGCGCTCTGCCCGCCTGCGCGGCCCACGGCGGGCCTTCCATCTTGCCGATCCTGGGCCGGTCGCCGGTCGCCGGATCCTGCTCGTCGACGACGTCACGACCACCGGAGCCACCCTGCGCGCCGCTGCCACCGCGCTGCAGGCCGGCGGCGCGACCTCGGTCTCGGTCTTCGCCATCGGCCTGACGCCCCCTCCGGGCAGCCGATCGGCCTGTCCCAGAGAGAGGTGA
- a CDS encoding outer membrane beta-barrel protein gives MRRALSFLFLLALAATPMAAQGTEPYSFDLGLLGGVGGSADLKPDPGLTNPAFSAFALMVTERYTLVGVRAGRIEFDESKGFGSDLAKADLEYAALVGEYRYPKGYYDLGVYLGLGAYRVKGELPDGEARNETAVGFAFGLTGEFRLYRRLYLAAETNVHYAFLDEAHLFGGASIGLGLRF, from the coding sequence TTGCGCCGCGCCCTTTCCTTCCTTTTCCTTCTGGCCCTGGCCGCCACCCCGATGGCCGCCCAGGGAACCGAGCCCTACAGCTTCGACCTGGGTCTGCTCGGCGGAGTCGGCGGTTCGGCGGACCTCAAGCCCGATCCCGGGCTCACCAACCCGGCCTTTTCGGCCTTCGCGCTCATGGTCACCGAGCGCTACACGCTGGTCGGGGTGCGCGCCGGGAGAATCGAGTTCGACGAGAGCAAGGGGTTCGGGAGCGACCTGGCCAAGGCCGATCTCGAGTATGCCGCGCTGGTCGGTGAATACCGCTATCCCAAGGGTTATTACGACCTGGGGGTCTACCTCGGGCTCGGTGCCTACCGCGTCAAGGGCGAGTTGCCGGACGGCGAGGCGCGCAACGAGACGGCCGTGGGATTCGCTTTCGGCCTGACGGGCGAGTTCCGGCTCTATCGCCGTCTCTACCTCGCGGCGGAAACGAACGTGCACTACGCCTTCCTCGACGAGGCGCACCTGTTCGGCGGGGCCTCGATCGGTCTCGGCCTGCGCTTCTAG
- a CDS encoding TlpA family protein disulfide reductase, which produces MEPETENPTGSPPPADPPPADPAPAAPPSGVPRWVFAVLVAAVLAALFWPRGERISLARRPQPVDASGSSVSLEDRFGRVTLLHFWATWCPPCVTEVPTLKRLVRDFPDGAGLRYVLVSVEDNPAKAQEFLGEIAGLNLFDSDWKVAHGYGTDKLPETYLLVDGKVVEKFVGATNWDDPALRARLQSLIGNSAAR; this is translated from the coding sequence ATGGAACCCGAGACCGAAAACCCGACCGGATCGCCCCCGCCCGCCGACCCTCCGCCTGCCGATCCGGCCCCCGCAGCGCCGCCGTCGGGCGTCCCGCGCTGGGTCTTCGCCGTGCTCGTCGCCGCCGTGCTCGCCGCCCTGTTCTGGCCGCGCGGCGAGCGGATCTCGCTCGCTCGCCGCCCGCAGCCGGTCGACGCCAGCGGATCGAGTGTCTCCCTCGAAGACCGCTTCGGCCGCGTCACCCTGCTCCATTTCTGGGCGACCTGGTGCCCGCCCTGCGTCACCGAGGTCCCCACGCTCAAGCGGCTCGTCCGGGATTTCCCCGACGGAGCCGGCCTGCGCTACGTTCTCGTGTCGGTCGAAGACAACCCCGCCAAGGCGCAGGAGTTCCTCGGCGAGATCGCCGGCCTGAACCTCTTCGACAGTGACTGGAAAGTCGCCCATGGCTATGGCACCGACAAACTGCCCGAGACCTACCTCCTGGTGGACGGCAAGGTGGTCGAGAAGTTCGTCGGCGCCACGAACTGGGACGATCCGGCGCTGCGCGCGCGGCTTCAGAGCCTGATCGGCAACTCGGCCGCCCGCTGA
- the hflX gene encoding GTPase HflX translates to MYPTAPSPDPSARRALLVGVAREPQQILEVEEHLDELAALAESTGVRVGGRTLQVRRVLEPGTLIGRGKAAELVALADEAGADLILFDEDLSGGQVKNLEEIVGRQVMDRSGLILELFHQRARSGEARTQVELARLNYLLPRLTRRWRHLSRQTGGIGVRGGEGETQLEADRRVLRRAISRLSRDLKQIERTRALHRRGRRGTATVALAGYTNAGKSTLFNRLTHAQVLAEDRLFATLDSRLRRGSLGPQAPVVLFADTVGFIRKLPHHLVASFRSTLEEVSEADLVLHVVDASHPAWHEQRDVAAAVLRELGVADDRLVMVYNKVDRLATPPLAAPGELWISATSGAGVDELKAEVRRRLGRERTPGTAPDSEAEAPLEVGS, encoded by the coding sequence TTGTACCCAACCGCCCCGTCCCCCGACCCTTCCGCTCGCCGCGCCCTGCTCGTCGGCGTGGCGCGCGAGCCGCAGCAAATCCTCGAAGTCGAGGAACACCTCGACGAGTTGGCGGCGCTTGCCGAGAGCACGGGCGTGCGCGTCGGCGGGAGGACGCTGCAGGTCCGTCGCGTCCTCGAGCCGGGCACGTTGATCGGGCGCGGCAAGGCGGCGGAGTTGGTGGCCCTGGCTGACGAGGCCGGGGCCGACCTGATCCTGTTCGACGAGGACCTCTCCGGTGGCCAGGTCAAGAATCTCGAGGAGATCGTCGGGCGCCAGGTGATGGACCGCAGCGGCCTGATCCTCGAGCTCTTTCATCAGCGGGCGCGCAGCGGTGAGGCGCGGACCCAGGTCGAGCTGGCTCGGCTCAACTACCTCCTTCCGCGCCTCACGCGTCGCTGGCGCCACCTTTCGCGCCAGACGGGCGGCATCGGCGTGCGCGGCGGTGAAGGTGAGACCCAGCTCGAGGCCGATCGCCGGGTCCTGCGTCGGGCGATCTCCCGCCTGTCGCGCGATCTCAAGCAGATCGAGCGGACACGAGCGTTGCATCGGCGTGGGCGCCGCGGGACGGCGACCGTTGCCCTCGCCGGCTACACCAATGCCGGCAAGTCGACGCTCTTCAATCGTCTCACCCATGCGCAGGTTCTCGCCGAGGACCGCCTCTTCGCGACTCTCGATTCGCGACTGCGGCGGGGCTCGCTCGGACCGCAGGCGCCCGTGGTCCTCTTTGCCGACACCGTCGGCTTCATCCGCAAGCTGCCGCACCATCTCGTCGCCTCCTTCCGCAGCACGCTCGAGGAGGTCTCCGAGGCCGACCTCGTCCTGCACGTCGTCGACGCGAGCCATCCGGCCTGGCACGAGCAGCGCGACGTGGCTGCCGCGGTCCTGCGCGAGCTGGGCGTCGCCGACGATCGCCTCGTCATGGTCTACAACAAGGTCGATCGGCTGGCGACGCCGCCGCTCGCCGCGCCGGGCGAGCTGTGGATCTCGGCGACGAGCGGCGCCGGGGTCGACGAGCTGAAGGCGGAGGTGCGTCGCCGGCTCGGTCGGGAGCGCACGCCCGGAACTGCGCCAGACAGCGAGGCCGAGGCTCCGCTCGAGGTCGGCTCGTGA
- a CDS encoding sigma 54-interacting transcriptional regulator has product MTRQRPALRTRGGGPDLSHLERLLGDLLVEGEIARTPQAVIYRIRSGGAGERPSALKVGLQPLDAEDLIRFRHEVRLLSEVRHPSVVQVFDYGVLPGDFPFLTMEMVAGGDLRGALAGATWDRLLDFAIQASAGLAHIHRHGILHLDLKPENLGLAVSPAGELRVKILDFGLSQSARGPLDRKIRGTLPYVAPEMLLQDSYDQRADLYSLGMTLFELATGVLPSAGDDLAAIRFHLEGELPDPFTLRPDLPPRLGEVLLRLLRRDPRERYPSAGHLLVDLASLAGRELDAAQLAFGEGMVLSSNLVGREAPLAELRAALARAGAGAGGVLLLEGGEGIGKSRLLREFRLFAALEGATVAAARASLHRPQPLQPVLEALRQLRLEPVASDEGAPDVVTSVGVEAERFALFREIAASLEKRAAREGPIVLILDDLHQASADSLELVGFLARELAASRTLVIAARRPVPRAALELDLLAQVEELARLHLAPLARDETARLVGACLGSEELPTALTDWVQLQSAGVPGRVALLLRHLIDERVLRFRGGEWKPSLPALSRLATAPGGTDELDRQQLAALPLADREALDVAAVLGEPFRLELLADLLARAPEEVYELLARLQEARLVERHEESGSTLYAIAQARLRESLYEALGDGPRRRLHFAIAERLERRARDGREELSGEVAEHYWQAGERRRSLPFLLAAGRAATAVHGHAAAASSFGRAVAAATEEGDLELAARARVEQSDALAAAGQYGKALRILEELLGEGGVPGRRAEDRELRAGLEVKVARLQARLGDHEAALGACEAGLAQLRGLDLPELEIDLLHGKAGALRDLGDPAAGFAAAREALRRASTLGLHRQRAALLNTLGMSYYSRGDWRRAGRLMRRGLTAAALAADDRLQVKLRNNLGNVLWKTGDYAGAFRHYEENLGFCERVRDPWGQLSALNNLGILECSRGNWRGAREPLSRSFELARRLHAREAETLARLNLAEVEEMLGDWPRARRLNEKVLRLLAENPDHGNRLTAVLQLGSLARKRGDHEEARSLAAETLAGAERIADGDLATLARLQLGLIDKDRERFAGAAGELDAALSMAQAAGTRESIARIELARADLALRQGGRDEAGLRTASARRVVEQLGDRGALAELMLLEARLAFERDAGDEADRLFAAGVRLFEELELPFEYAQGLVDWGVRSATATHALERLDRALVAFDRLGAIAEAERVRGAMELVRERQRFEAGRRGSPGLYEVAKLINSSLDQGEVLARTMDIVLARLRAERGMVVLWSSLTHELEIAAARNLGGEEGGEGRQLSETVVRRVLESREPVLAVDALADPRFAGAGSIVASHIVSILCVPLAIRDRLIGAIYIDHRRSRDLFGQKDLEFLLAFADQAAIALENARLFGELSAARERLKAENEALRSEVLSSRHLGALIGKSRAIRELKETLERIALSSSTILVRGESGTGKGLVARTLHAISPRRSGPFIQFNCAALPETLVESELFGHERGAFTGAVGQKPGRFELAHGGTIFLDEIGKVSRSVQAKLLRVVEDKEFERVGGTKTLRADVRIVTATNLDLEDAIVRGEFREDLYYRLNIIPIVLPPLRERREDVPFLVDHFLSKIARDLGQPRRGLDASALELFASHRWPGNIRELEATIHRALVLSARDPLSAVDFAWIAGGDPPRAVATPRQTTVSPAAEELGDGGYERAMDALDRELIARGLAACGGRIREAARLLGIARNTLKAKMKKYDLAGRE; this is encoded by the coding sequence GTGACCCGGCAGCGACCGGCGTTGCGGACGCGCGGGGGCGGACCGGACCTCTCTCACCTGGAGAGGCTGCTCGGCGACCTGCTGGTCGAAGGGGAGATCGCTCGGACGCCGCAGGCCGTCATCTACCGGATACGCTCCGGCGGGGCGGGCGAGCGTCCGAGCGCTCTGAAGGTCGGTCTGCAGCCGCTCGACGCCGAGGACCTGATCCGTTTCCGCCACGAGGTTCGCCTGCTCTCGGAGGTCCGGCACCCGAGCGTCGTGCAGGTGTTCGACTACGGCGTTCTCCCCGGCGACTTCCCATTCCTCACGATGGAGATGGTGGCCGGCGGCGACCTGCGTGGAGCGCTCGCGGGCGCGACCTGGGACCGTCTGCTCGACTTCGCCATCCAGGCGAGTGCCGGTCTGGCGCACATCCATCGCCACGGCATCCTGCACCTCGATCTCAAGCCGGAGAACCTCGGGCTCGCGGTTTCTCCGGCGGGGGAGCTGCGGGTCAAGATCCTCGACTTCGGCCTGTCGCAGAGCGCCCGCGGACCGCTCGATCGCAAGATCCGCGGAACCCTCCCGTACGTCGCTCCGGAGATGCTGCTGCAGGACAGCTACGACCAGCGCGCCGACCTCTACTCGCTCGGCATGACGCTCTTCGAGCTCGCCACCGGCGTCCTCCCCTCGGCGGGAGACGACCTGGCGGCGATCCGCTTCCATCTCGAAGGCGAGCTGCCCGATCCGTTCACCCTGCGGCCGGACCTCCCACCTCGTCTCGGCGAGGTCCTGCTGCGCCTGCTGCGGCGGGATCCGCGCGAGCGCTACCCGTCGGCCGGTCACCTGCTGGTCGACTTAGCGTCGCTCGCCGGCCGCGAGCTCGACGCCGCACAGCTCGCTTTCGGCGAGGGGATGGTGCTGTCGTCCAACCTCGTCGGCCGCGAGGCGCCCCTCGCCGAGCTGCGCGCGGCGCTCGCCCGGGCCGGCGCGGGAGCCGGGGGCGTGTTGTTGCTCGAAGGCGGGGAGGGGATCGGGAAGTCCCGGCTGCTGCGCGAGTTCCGCCTCTTCGCCGCACTCGAAGGAGCGACCGTGGCGGCGGCGCGGGCGTCGCTTCATCGCCCCCAGCCGCTGCAGCCCGTGCTCGAGGCACTGCGCCAGTTGCGACTCGAACCGGTGGCGAGCGACGAGGGGGCCCCGGACGTGGTGACGAGCGTCGGGGTCGAAGCCGAGAGGTTCGCGCTCTTTCGCGAGATCGCGGCGTCGCTCGAGAAACGGGCGGCGCGCGAGGGGCCGATCGTCCTGATCCTCGACGATCTCCACCAGGCGAGTGCCGACAGCCTCGAGCTGGTCGGCTTCCTGGCGCGTGAGCTGGCGGCCAGCCGCACGCTGGTGATCGCTGCCCGCCGGCCGGTGCCGCGTGCCGCCCTCGAGCTGGATCTTCTCGCCCAGGTCGAGGAGCTCGCCCGCTTGCACCTGGCCCCGCTCGCCCGCGACGAGACGGCGCGGCTGGTGGGCGCCTGCCTCGGCAGCGAGGAGTTGCCCACCGCGTTGACCGATTGGGTACAGCTCCAGTCGGCTGGGGTGCCCGGGAGGGTCGCGCTGTTGCTGCGCCACCTGATCGACGAACGGGTACTGCGATTCCGCGGTGGCGAGTGGAAGCCGTCGCTGCCGGCGCTCTCGCGGCTCGCCACCGCGCCCGGCGGCACCGACGAGCTCGACCGCCAACAGCTCGCCGCCCTCCCGCTCGCCGATCGCGAGGCGCTCGACGTGGCCGCGGTGCTCGGTGAGCCGTTCCGCCTCGAGCTGCTCGCCGACCTCCTGGCGCGAGCGCCGGAGGAGGTGTACGAGCTGCTGGCGCGATTGCAGGAGGCGCGTCTCGTCGAGCGCCACGAAGAGTCGGGAAGTACGCTCTACGCGATCGCCCAGGCGCGGCTGCGCGAGTCGCTCTACGAGGCGCTCGGCGACGGGCCCCGTCGCCGCCTGCACTTTGCCATCGCCGAGCGGCTCGAGCGGCGGGCGCGCGATGGGCGCGAGGAGCTCTCGGGCGAAGTGGCCGAGCATTACTGGCAAGCTGGCGAGCGGCGCCGCAGCCTGCCGTTCCTCCTCGCCGCGGGCCGGGCGGCAACGGCCGTGCACGGACATGCGGCCGCGGCGAGCAGCTTCGGACGGGCCGTCGCCGCCGCCACCGAAGAGGGCGACCTCGAACTGGCGGCGCGGGCCCGCGTCGAGCAGTCCGACGCGCTCGCCGCGGCGGGTCAGTACGGCAAGGCGCTGCGCATCCTCGAGGAGCTTCTCGGCGAGGGCGGAGTCCCCGGACGCCGGGCCGAGGATCGCGAGCTTCGAGCCGGCCTCGAAGTCAAGGTGGCACGCCTGCAGGCACGGCTCGGCGACCACGAGGCGGCGCTCGGCGCCTGCGAAGCGGGCCTGGCGCAACTGCGCGGGCTCGATCTGCCAGAGCTCGAGATCGACCTGCTGCACGGCAAGGCCGGCGCGCTGCGCGACCTCGGCGACCCGGCTGCCGGCTTCGCGGCAGCGCGCGAAGCGCTGAGGCGGGCTTCGACCCTCGGTCTCCACCGCCAGCGCGCCGCGCTGCTCAACACGCTGGGGATGAGCTACTACTCGCGCGGCGACTGGCGGCGTGCCGGGCGGTTGATGCGCCGGGGGCTGACCGCGGCGGCTCTCGCGGCCGACGACCGGCTGCAGGTCAAGCTCCGCAACAACCTCGGCAACGTCCTGTGGAAGACCGGGGACTATGCCGGGGCCTTCCGTCACTACGAGGAGAACCTCGGATTCTGCGAGCGAGTGCGCGATCCCTGGGGTCAGCTCTCGGCGCTCAACAACCTCGGCATCCTCGAGTGCTCGCGTGGCAACTGGCGCGGGGCGCGCGAACCGTTGTCGCGCAGCTTCGAGCTGGCGCGACGGCTCCATGCCCGCGAGGCCGAAACGCTCGCTCGCCTCAACCTCGCCGAGGTCGAGGAGATGCTCGGCGACTGGCCACGGGCCCGGCGGCTGAACGAGAAGGTGCTGCGCCTGCTCGCCGAGAACCCCGATCACGGCAACCGCCTCACGGCGGTACTGCAGCTCGGCTCGCTGGCACGCAAGCGCGGAGATCACGAGGAGGCCCGCTCGCTCGCCGCCGAAACGCTCGCCGGCGCCGAGCGCATCGCCGACGGCGATCTGGCGACGCTGGCGCGACTGCAACTCGGGCTCATCGACAAGGACCGCGAGCGTTTCGCCGGCGCCGCCGGAGAGCTCGATGCCGCGCTCTCCATGGCACAAGCTGCGGGAACGCGGGAGAGCATCGCGCGGATCGAGCTTGCCCGAGCCGATCTCGCGCTGCGTCAGGGCGGGCGCGACGAGGCGGGTCTGCGAACCGCCTCCGCCCGGCGGGTCGTCGAGCAGCTCGGCGACCGCGGAGCGCTCGCCGAGCTCATGCTCCTCGAAGCGCGGCTCGCCTTCGAACGCGATGCCGGCGACGAGGCCGACCGGCTCTTCGCGGCCGGGGTGCGGCTCTTCGAGGAGCTCGAGCTGCCGTTCGAATACGCGCAAGGGCTGGTCGACTGGGGCGTTCGCTCGGCCACGGCGACCCACGCGCTCGAACGGCTCGATCGCGCGCTCGTCGCCTTCGACCGACTGGGGGCGATCGCCGAGGCCGAGCGCGTACGTGGCGCCATGGAGCTGGTCCGTGAGCGCCAGCGATTCGAGGCCGGCCGCCGCGGCTCTCCCGGCCTCTACGAGGTCGCCAAGCTCATCAACTCGAGCCTCGACCAGGGCGAGGTGCTGGCCCGCACGATGGACATCGTGCTCGCCCGGCTGCGTGCCGAGCGCGGCATGGTGGTGCTGTGGAGCTCGCTCACCCACGAGCTCGAGATCGCCGCGGCGCGCAACCTCGGCGGCGAAGAGGGGGGCGAGGGGCGACAGCTCTCCGAGACGGTCGTGCGTCGGGTGCTCGAAAGTCGCGAGCCGGTGCTCGCCGTCGACGCCCTCGCCGACCCGCGCTTCGCCGGCGCGGGCTCCATCGTCGCTTCGCACATCGTCTCCATCCTCTGCGTGCCGCTGGCGATCCGCGACCGGCTGATCGGCGCGATCTACATCGACCACCGGCGATCGCGCGACCTGTTCGGGCAGAAGGACCTCGAGTTCCTGCTGGCTTTCGCCGACCAGGCGGCGATCGCCCTGGAGAATGCGCGGCTCTTCGGCGAGCTCTCCGCAGCACGCGAGCGTCTGAAGGCCGAGAACGAGGCGCTGCGCAGCGAGGTGCTCTCGAGTCGCCACCTCGGCGCCCTGATCGGCAAGAGCCGGGCGATCCGCGAGCTCAAGGAGACGCTGGAGCGCATCGCCCTTTCCTCGTCGACGATCCTCGTGCGCGGCGAGAGCGGCACCGGCAAGGGGTTGGTCGCGCGCACGCTCCACGCCATCTCGCCGCGGCGCAGCGGGCCGTTCATCCAGTTCAACTGCGCGGCGCTTCCCGAGACGCTGGTGGAGAGCGAGCTCTTCGGCCACGAGCGCGGGGCGTTCACCGGCGCGGTGGGGCAGAAGCCCGGGCGCTTCGAGCTCGCCCACGGGGGGACGATCTTCCTCGACGAGATCGGCAAGGTCTCGCGGTCGGTGCAGGCGAAGCTGCTGCGGGTCGTCGAGGACAAGGAATTCGAGCGCGTCGGCGGCACGAAGACCCTGCGCGCCGACGTGCGGATCGTCACCGCGACCAATCTCGATCTCGAGGACGCCATCGTCCGGGGCGAGTTCCGCGAGGACCTCTACTATCGGCTCAACATCATCCCGATCGTCCTGCCGCCGCTGCGTGAGCGGCGCGAAGACGTGCCGTTCCTCGTCGATCACTTCCTGTCGAAGATCGCCCGCGACCTCGGTCAGCCCCGGCGCGGTCTCGACGCTTCGGCGCTCGAGCTCTTCGCGAGCCATCGCTGGCCGGGGAATATCCGCGAGCTCGAGGCGACGATCCATCGCGCCCTGGTCCTCTCGGCACGCGATCCGTTGTCGGCCGTCGATTTCGCCTGGATCGCCGGCGGCGACCCCCCGCGTGCCGTGGCGACGCCGCGCCAGACAACGGTGTCGCCCGCGGCCGAAGAGCTCGGAGACGGCGGCTACGAGCGGGCGATGGACGCGCTCGACCGCGAGCTGATCGCCCGGGGCCTCGCCGCCTGCGGCGGTCGCATCCGCGAGGCAGCCCGCTTGCTCGGCATCGCCCGCAACACCCTCAAGGCGAAGATGAAGAAGTACGACCTCGCCGGCCGCGAGTGA
- a CDS encoding site-specific integrase: MSLASPGQAPAPETRESSKARSGTPCSSRHLLHLDGRPIPRSTLRSRFRRASIDAGIDPEIEHPGLTRNAVIAYLLSKGESAYLVAKLVGHKDIRTTLRYA; this comes from the coding sequence TTGTCCCTAGCTAGCCCAGGGCAGGCTCCAGCTCCTGAAACTCGGGAGAGCTCCAAAGCACGCTCCGGGACTCCTTGCTCGTCGCGGCACCTGCTCCACCTCGATGGCCGCCCGATTCCAAGGTCCACGCTCAGGTCTCGATTTCGGCGAGCCTCCATCGACGCCGGCATCGACCCTGAGATCGAGCACCCCGGGCTGACACGCAACGCCGTCATCGCCTACCTGCTGTCGAAAGGGGAATCGGCCTACCTGGTGGCGAAGCTCGTCGGTCACAAGGACATCAGAACGACCTTGCGGTACGCCTAG